Proteins encoded by one window of Ovis canadensis isolate MfBH-ARS-UI-01 breed Bighorn chromosome 14, ARS-UI_OviCan_v2, whole genome shotgun sequence:
- the SLC7A10 gene encoding asc-type amino acid transporter 1 isoform X13 yields MYPTSLAVISMTFSNYVLQPVFPNCIPPAAASRALSMACLMLLTWVNSSSVRWATRIQDVFTGGKLLALSLIIGVGFVQIFQGHFEELRPSNAFDFWMTPSVGHLALAFLQGSFAFSGWNFLNYVTEELVDPRKNLPRAIFISIPLVTFVYTFTNVAYFTAMAPQELLASNAVAVTFGEKLLGYFSWVMPVSVALSTFGGINGYLFTSSRLCFSGAREGHLPSLLAMIHVRRCTPIPALLVCCGATAVIMLVGDTYTLINYVSFINYLCYGVTILGLLVLRWRRPALHRPIKVNLLIPVAYLVFWAFLLVFSFISEPMVCGVGVIIILTGVPVFFLGAFWRSKPKCVHRLTGLPRGGGKWPLPALPTACHGQALEDTMRHLWSLKQLFLFTCCLLRRCFCKKKKKFFSWGKIKRALTLTRAW; encoded by the exons ATGTACCCCACGAGCCTGGCTGTCATCTCCATGACTTTCTCCAACTACGTGCTGCAGCCGGTGTTCCCCAACTGCATCCCGCCGGCCGCCGCCTCCCGCGCACTCTCCATGGCTTGCCTGA tgctcTTGACGTGGGTGAACAGCTCGAGTGTGCGCTGGGCCACGCGCATCCAGGACGTGTTCACCGGCGGGAAGCTGCTGGCCCTCTCACTCATCATTGGCGTGGGCTTTGTCCAGATCTTCCAAG GACACTTCGAGGAGCTGAGGCCCAGCAACGCCTTTGACTTCTGGATGACGCCATCCGTGGGCCACCTGGCCCTGGCCTTCCTCCAGGGCTCCTTCGCCTTCAGCGGCTGGAACTTCCTCAACTATgtcacagaggagctggtggaccCTCGAAA GAACCTACCTCGTGCCATCTTCATCTCCATCCCCCTGGTGACCTTTGTGTACACCTTCACCAATGTCGCCTACTTCACTGCCATGGCCCCCCAGGAGCTGCTGGCCTCCAATGCCGTGGCCGTG ACCTTCGGGGAGAAGCTGCTGGGCTACTTTTCTTGGGTCATGCCCGTCTCCGTGGCACTTTCCACTTTTGGAGGGATCAATGGCTACCTGTTCACCTCCTCCAG ACTGTGCTTCTCTGGAGCCCGAGAGGGGCACCTGCCCAGCCTGCTAGCCATGATCCACGTCAGACGCTGCACCCCTATTCCCGCCCTCCTCGTCTGT TGCGGGGCCACGGCAGTCATCATGCTCGTGGGAGACACGTACACGCTCATCAACTACGTGTCCTTCATCAACTACCTCTGCTATGGTGTCACCATCCTGGGCCTGCTCGTGCTACGCTGGAGGCGGCCGGCGCTCCACAGGCCCATCAAG GTGAACCTCCTCATCCCCGTGGCGTACTTGGTCTTCTGGGCATTCCTGCTGGTCTTCAGCTTCATCTCGGAGCCCATGGTGTGTGGGGTAGGCGTTATCATCATCCTCACGGGGGTGCCCGTCTTCTTCCTGGGAGCATTCTGGAGAAGCAAACCAAAGTGTGTGCACAGACTCACAG GGCtccccagaggaggaggaaaatggcccCTGCCAGCCCTCCCCACTGCCTGCCACGGACAAGCCCTTGAAGACACAATGAGACATTTGTGGAGCCTGAAGCAGCTGTTTCTGTTTACATGTTGTTTATTGAGGAGgtgtttttgcaaaaaaaaaaaaaaatttttttcctggggaaaaataaaaagagctctGACTCTTACAAGGGCTTGGTAA
- the SLC7A10 gene encoding asc-type amino acid transporter 1 isoform X10: MYPTSLAVISMTFSNYVLQPVFPNCIPPAAASRALSMACLMLLTWVNSSSVRWATRIQDVFTGGKLLALSLIIGVGFVQIFQGHFEELRPSNAFDFWMTPSVGHLALAFLQGSFAFSGWNFLNYVTEELVDPRKNLPRAIFISIPLVTFVYTFTNVAYFTAMAPQELLASNAVAVTFGEKLLGYFSWVMPVSVALSTFGGINGYLFTSSRLCFSGAREGHLPSLLAMIHVRRCTPIPALLVCVSWGTRLAGREARATQQPGWWQGVRPGPVGGEGRAHRRPGPSWPAQGPSWADGRQVGASPQPGPLPVRGHGSHHARGRHVHAHQLRVLHQLPLLWCHHPGPARATLEAAGAPQAHQGEPPHPRGVLGLLGIPAGLQLHLGAHGVWGRRYHHPHGGARLLPGSILEKQTKVCAQTHRVSDTLGPGAVFRGLPAGLPRGGGKWPLPALPTACHGQALEDTMRHLWSLKQLFLFTCCLLRRCFCKKKKKFFSWGKIKRALTLTRAW; encoded by the exons ATGTACCCCACGAGCCTGGCTGTCATCTCCATGACTTTCTCCAACTACGTGCTGCAGCCGGTGTTCCCCAACTGCATCCCGCCGGCCGCCGCCTCCCGCGCACTCTCCATGGCTTGCCTGA tgctcTTGACGTGGGTGAACAGCTCGAGTGTGCGCTGGGCCACGCGCATCCAGGACGTGTTCACCGGCGGGAAGCTGCTGGCCCTCTCACTCATCATTGGCGTGGGCTTTGTCCAGATCTTCCAAG GACACTTCGAGGAGCTGAGGCCCAGCAACGCCTTTGACTTCTGGATGACGCCATCCGTGGGCCACCTGGCCCTGGCCTTCCTCCAGGGCTCCTTCGCCTTCAGCGGCTGGAACTTCCTCAACTATgtcacagaggagctggtggaccCTCGAAA GAACCTACCTCGTGCCATCTTCATCTCCATCCCCCTGGTGACCTTTGTGTACACCTTCACCAATGTCGCCTACTTCACTGCCATGGCCCCCCAGGAGCTGCTGGCCTCCAATGCCGTGGCCGTG ACCTTCGGGGAGAAGCTGCTGGGCTACTTTTCTTGGGTCATGCCCGTCTCCGTGGCACTTTCCACTTTTGGAGGGATCAATGGCTACCTGTTCACCTCCTCCAG ACTGTGCTTCTCTGGAGCCCGAGAGGGGCACCTGCCCAGCCTGCTAGCCATGATCCACGTCAGACGCTGCACCCCTATTCCCGCCCTCCTCGTCTGTGTAAGCTGGGGGACCAGACTGGCAGGGAGGGAAGCCAGGGCCACGCAGCAGCCTGGGTGGTGGCAGGGGGTGAGGCCTGGCCCTGTGGGAGGGGAGGGCCGGGCTCACCGACGTCCTGGACCGAGCTGGCCAGCCCAGGGCCCCTCCTGGGCTGAcgggaggcaggtgggagccaGCCCTCAGCCCGGTCCTCTCCCAGTGCGGGGCCACGGCAGTCATCATGCTCGTGGGAGACACGTACACGCTCATCAACTACGTGTCCTTCATCAACTACCTCTGCTATGGTGTCACCATCCTGGGCCTGCTCGTGCTACGCTGGAGGCGGCCGGCGCTCCACAGGCCCATCAAG GTGAACCTCCTCATCCCCGTGGCGTACTTGGTCTTCTGGGCATTCCTGCTGGTCTTCAGCTTCATCTCGGAGCCCATGGTGTGTGGGGTAGGCGTTATCATCATCCTCACGGGGGTGCCCGTCTTCTTCCTGGGAGCATTCTGGAGAAGCAAACCAAAGTGTGTGCACAGACTCACAG AGTCAGTGACACGCTGGGGCCAGGAGCTGTGTTTCGTGGTCTACCCGCAGGGCtccccagaggaggaggaaaatggcccCTGCCAGCCCTCCCCACTGCCTGCCACGGACAAGCCCTTGAAGACACAATGAGACATTTGTGGAGCCTGAAGCAGCTGTTTCTGTTTACATGTTGTTTATTGAGGAGgtgtttttgcaaaaaaaaaaaaaaatttttttcctggggaaaaataaaaagagctctGACTCTTACAAGGGCTTGGTAA
- the SLC7A10 gene encoding asc-type amino acid transporter 1 isoform X9 — translation MYPTSLAVISMTFSNYVLQPVFPNCIPPAAASRALSMACLMLLTWVNSSSVRWATRIQDVFTGGKLLALSLIIGVGFVQIFQGRAGRGAGRRAREMMLTLGLRTPPGHFEELRPSNAFDFWMTPSVGHLALAFLQGSFAFSGWNFLNYVTEELVDPRKNLPRAIFISIPLVTFVYTFTNVAYFTAMAPQELLASNAVAVTFGEKLLGYFSWVMPVSVALSTFGGINGYLFTSSRLCFSGAREGHLPSLLAMIHVRRCTPIPALLVCVSWGTRLAGREARATQQPGWWQGVRPGPVGGEGRAHRRPGPSWPAQGPSWADGRQVGASPQPGPLPVRGHGSHHARGRHVHAHQLRVLHQLPLLWCHHPGPARATLEAAGAPQAHQGEPPHPRGVLGLLGIPAGLQLHLGAHGVWGRRYHHPHGGARLLPGSILEKQTKVCAQTHRVSDTLGPGAVFRGLPAGLPRGGGKWPLPALPTACHGQALEDTMRHLWSLKQLFLFTCCLLRRCFCKKKKKFFSWGKIKRALTLTRAW, via the exons ATGTACCCCACGAGCCTGGCTGTCATCTCCATGACTTTCTCCAACTACGTGCTGCAGCCGGTGTTCCCCAACTGCATCCCGCCGGCCGCCGCCTCCCGCGCACTCTCCATGGCTTGCCTGA tgctcTTGACGTGGGTGAACAGCTCGAGTGTGCGCTGGGCCACGCGCATCCAGGACGTGTTCACCGGCGGGAAGCTGCTGGCCCTCTCACTCATCATTGGCGTGGGCTTTGTCCAGATCTTCCAAGGTAGGGCCGGGCGTGGGGCTGGGCGCAGGGCCAGGGAGATGATGCTGACCCTTGGCCTCCGGACCCCCCCAGGACACTTCGAGGAGCTGAGGCCCAGCAACGCCTTTGACTTCTGGATGACGCCATCCGTGGGCCACCTGGCCCTGGCCTTCCTCCAGGGCTCCTTCGCCTTCAGCGGCTGGAACTTCCTCAACTATgtcacagaggagctggtggaccCTCGAAA GAACCTACCTCGTGCCATCTTCATCTCCATCCCCCTGGTGACCTTTGTGTACACCTTCACCAATGTCGCCTACTTCACTGCCATGGCCCCCCAGGAGCTGCTGGCCTCCAATGCCGTGGCCGTG ACCTTCGGGGAGAAGCTGCTGGGCTACTTTTCTTGGGTCATGCCCGTCTCCGTGGCACTTTCCACTTTTGGAGGGATCAATGGCTACCTGTTCACCTCCTCCAG ACTGTGCTTCTCTGGAGCCCGAGAGGGGCACCTGCCCAGCCTGCTAGCCATGATCCACGTCAGACGCTGCACCCCTATTCCCGCCCTCCTCGTCTGTGTAAGCTGGGGGACCAGACTGGCAGGGAGGGAAGCCAGGGCCACGCAGCAGCCTGGGTGGTGGCAGGGGGTGAGGCCTGGCCCTGTGGGAGGGGAGGGCCGGGCTCACCGACGTCCTGGACCGAGCTGGCCAGCCCAGGGCCCCTCCTGGGCTGAcgggaggcaggtgggagccaGCCCTCAGCCCGGTCCTCTCCCAGTGCGGGGCCACGGCAGTCATCATGCTCGTGGGAGACACGTACACGCTCATCAACTACGTGTCCTTCATCAACTACCTCTGCTATGGTGTCACCATCCTGGGCCTGCTCGTGCTACGCTGGAGGCGGCCGGCGCTCCACAGGCCCATCAAG GTGAACCTCCTCATCCCCGTGGCGTACTTGGTCTTCTGGGCATTCCTGCTGGTCTTCAGCTTCATCTCGGAGCCCATGGTGTGTGGGGTAGGCGTTATCATCATCCTCACGGGGGTGCCCGTCTTCTTCCTGGGAGCATTCTGGAGAAGCAAACCAAAGTGTGTGCACAGACTCACAG AGTCAGTGACACGCTGGGGCCAGGAGCTGTGTTTCGTGGTCTACCCGCAGGGCtccccagaggaggaggaaaatggcccCTGCCAGCCCTCCCCACTGCCTGCCACGGACAAGCCCTTGAAGACACAATGAGACATTTGTGGAGCCTGAAGCAGCTGTTTCTGTTTACATGTTGTTTATTGAGGAGgtgtttttgcaaaaaaaaaaaaaaatttttttcctggggaaaaataaaaagagctctGACTCTTACAAGGGCTTGGTAA
- the SLC7A10 gene encoding asc-type amino acid transporter 1 isoform X14, translating to MAGHTQQPSGRGNPGPAPSPSPGRGPGPGTSERVALKKEIGLVSACTIIIGNIIGSGIFISPKGVLEHSGSVGLALFVWVLGGGITALGSLCYAELGVAIPKSGGDYAYVTEIFGGLAGFLLLWSAVLIMYPTSLAVISMTFSNYVLQPVFPNCIPPAAASRALSMACLMLLTWVNSSSVRWATRIQDVFTGGKLLALSLIIGVGFVQIFQGHFEELRPSNAFDFWMTPSVGHLALAFLQGSFAFSGWNFLNYVTEELVDPRKNLPRAIFISIPLVTFVYTFTNVAYFTAMAPQELLASNAVAVTFGEKLLGYFSWVMPVSVALSTFGGINGYLFTSSRLCFSGAREGHLPSLLAMIHVRRCTPIPALLVCCGATAVIMLVGDTYTLINYVSFINYLCYGVTILGLLVLRWRRPALHRPIKVNLLIPVAYLVFWAFLLVFSFISEPMVCGVGVIIILTGVPVFFLGAFWRSKPKCVHRLTESVTRWGQELCFVVYPQGSPEEEENGPCQPSPLPATDKPLKTQ from the exons ATGGCCGGCCACACACAGCAGCCGAGCGGGCGCGGGAACCCGGGCCCTGCGCCCTCGCCCTCCCCCGGCCGGGGTCCCGGCCCGGGCACCTCGGAGCGGGTGGCGCTCAAGAAGGAGATCGGGCTGGTGAGCGCCTGTACCATCATCATCG GAAACATCATTGGCTCGGGCATCTTCATCTCCCCCAAAGGGGTCCTAGAGCACTCTGGCTCTGTGGGTCTGGCCCTCTTCGTCTGGGTCCTGGGTGGAGGCATCACTGCCCTGGGCTCACTCTGCTATGCAGAGCTGGGAGTGGCCATCCCCAAGTCTGGCGGGGACTACGCCTATGTCACTGAGATCTTTGGGGGCCTGGCTGG CTTCCTGCTGCTCTGGAGCGCCGTGCTCATCATGTACCCCACGAGCCTGGCTGTCATCTCCATGACTTTCTCCAACTACGTGCTGCAGCCGGTGTTCCCCAACTGCATCCCGCCGGCCGCCGCCTCCCGCGCACTCTCCATGGCTTGCCTGA tgctcTTGACGTGGGTGAACAGCTCGAGTGTGCGCTGGGCCACGCGCATCCAGGACGTGTTCACCGGCGGGAAGCTGCTGGCCCTCTCACTCATCATTGGCGTGGGCTTTGTCCAGATCTTCCAAG GACACTTCGAGGAGCTGAGGCCCAGCAACGCCTTTGACTTCTGGATGACGCCATCCGTGGGCCACCTGGCCCTGGCCTTCCTCCAGGGCTCCTTCGCCTTCAGCGGCTGGAACTTCCTCAACTATgtcacagaggagctggtggaccCTCGAAA GAACCTACCTCGTGCCATCTTCATCTCCATCCCCCTGGTGACCTTTGTGTACACCTTCACCAATGTCGCCTACTTCACTGCCATGGCCCCCCAGGAGCTGCTGGCCTCCAATGCCGTGGCCGTG ACCTTCGGGGAGAAGCTGCTGGGCTACTTTTCTTGGGTCATGCCCGTCTCCGTGGCACTTTCCACTTTTGGAGGGATCAATGGCTACCTGTTCACCTCCTCCAG ACTGTGCTTCTCTGGAGCCCGAGAGGGGCACCTGCCCAGCCTGCTAGCCATGATCCACGTCAGACGCTGCACCCCTATTCCCGCCCTCCTCGTCTGT TGCGGGGCCACGGCAGTCATCATGCTCGTGGGAGACACGTACACGCTCATCAACTACGTGTCCTTCATCAACTACCTCTGCTATGGTGTCACCATCCTGGGCCTGCTCGTGCTACGCTGGAGGCGGCCGGCGCTCCACAGGCCCATCAAG GTGAACCTCCTCATCCCCGTGGCGTACTTGGTCTTCTGGGCATTCCTGCTGGTCTTCAGCTTCATCTCGGAGCCCATGGTGTGTGGGGTAGGCGTTATCATCATCCTCACGGGGGTGCCCGTCTTCTTCCTGGGAGCATTCTGGAGAAGCAAACCAAAGTGTGTGCACAGACTCACAG AGTCAGTGACACGCTGGGGCCAGGAGCTGTGTTTCGTGGTCTACCCGCAGGGCtccccagaggaggaggaaaatggcccCTGCCAGCCCTCCCCACTGCCTGCCACGGACAAGCCCTTGAAGACACAATGA
- the SLC7A10 gene encoding asc-type amino acid transporter 1 isoform X7 encodes MAGHTQQPSGRGNPGPAPSPSPGRGPGPGTSERVALKKEIGLVSACTIIIGNIIGSGIFISPKGVLEHSGSVGLALFVWVLGGGITALGSLCYAELGVAIPKSGGDYAYVTEIFGGLAGFLLLWSAVLIMYPTSLAVISMTFSNYVLQPVFPNCIPPAAASRALSMACLMLLTWVNSSSVRWATRIQDVFTGGKLLALSLIIGVGFVQIFQGRAGRGAGRRAREMMLTLGLRTPPGHFEELRPSNAFDFWMTPSVGHLALAFLQGSFAFSGWNFLNYVTEELVDPRKNLPRAIFISIPLVTFVYTFTNVAYFTAMAPQELLASNAVAVTFGEKLLGYFSWVMPVSVALSTFGGINGYLFTSSRLCFSGAREGHLPSLLAMIHVRRCTPIPALLVCCGATAVIMLVGDTYTLINYVSFINYLCYGVTILGLLVLRWRRPALHRPIKVNLLIPVAYLVFWAFLLVFSFISEPMVCGVGVIIILTGVPVFFLGAFWRSKPKCVHRLTESVTRWGQELCFVVYPQGSPEEEENGPCQPSPLPATDKPLKTQ; translated from the exons ATGGCCGGCCACACACAGCAGCCGAGCGGGCGCGGGAACCCGGGCCCTGCGCCCTCGCCCTCCCCCGGCCGGGGTCCCGGCCCGGGCACCTCGGAGCGGGTGGCGCTCAAGAAGGAGATCGGGCTGGTGAGCGCCTGTACCATCATCATCG GAAACATCATTGGCTCGGGCATCTTCATCTCCCCCAAAGGGGTCCTAGAGCACTCTGGCTCTGTGGGTCTGGCCCTCTTCGTCTGGGTCCTGGGTGGAGGCATCACTGCCCTGGGCTCACTCTGCTATGCAGAGCTGGGAGTGGCCATCCCCAAGTCTGGCGGGGACTACGCCTATGTCACTGAGATCTTTGGGGGCCTGGCTGG CTTCCTGCTGCTCTGGAGCGCCGTGCTCATCATGTACCCCACGAGCCTGGCTGTCATCTCCATGACTTTCTCCAACTACGTGCTGCAGCCGGTGTTCCCCAACTGCATCCCGCCGGCCGCCGCCTCCCGCGCACTCTCCATGGCTTGCCTGA tgctcTTGACGTGGGTGAACAGCTCGAGTGTGCGCTGGGCCACGCGCATCCAGGACGTGTTCACCGGCGGGAAGCTGCTGGCCCTCTCACTCATCATTGGCGTGGGCTTTGTCCAGATCTTCCAAGGTAGGGCCGGGCGTGGGGCTGGGCGCAGGGCCAGGGAGATGATGCTGACCCTTGGCCTCCGGACCCCCCCAGGACACTTCGAGGAGCTGAGGCCCAGCAACGCCTTTGACTTCTGGATGACGCCATCCGTGGGCCACCTGGCCCTGGCCTTCCTCCAGGGCTCCTTCGCCTTCAGCGGCTGGAACTTCCTCAACTATgtcacagaggagctggtggaccCTCGAAA GAACCTACCTCGTGCCATCTTCATCTCCATCCCCCTGGTGACCTTTGTGTACACCTTCACCAATGTCGCCTACTTCACTGCCATGGCCCCCCAGGAGCTGCTGGCCTCCAATGCCGTGGCCGTG ACCTTCGGGGAGAAGCTGCTGGGCTACTTTTCTTGGGTCATGCCCGTCTCCGTGGCACTTTCCACTTTTGGAGGGATCAATGGCTACCTGTTCACCTCCTCCAG ACTGTGCTTCTCTGGAGCCCGAGAGGGGCACCTGCCCAGCCTGCTAGCCATGATCCACGTCAGACGCTGCACCCCTATTCCCGCCCTCCTCGTCTGT TGCGGGGCCACGGCAGTCATCATGCTCGTGGGAGACACGTACACGCTCATCAACTACGTGTCCTTCATCAACTACCTCTGCTATGGTGTCACCATCCTGGGCCTGCTCGTGCTACGCTGGAGGCGGCCGGCGCTCCACAGGCCCATCAAG GTGAACCTCCTCATCCCCGTGGCGTACTTGGTCTTCTGGGCATTCCTGCTGGTCTTCAGCTTCATCTCGGAGCCCATGGTGTGTGGGGTAGGCGTTATCATCATCCTCACGGGGGTGCCCGTCTTCTTCCTGGGAGCATTCTGGAGAAGCAAACCAAAGTGTGTGCACAGACTCACAG AGTCAGTGACACGCTGGGGCCAGGAGCTGTGTTTCGTGGTCTACCCGCAGGGCtccccagaggaggaggaaaatggcccCTGCCAGCCCTCCCCACTGCCTGCCACGGACAAGCCCTTGAAGACACAATGA
- the SLC7A10 gene encoding asc-type amino acid transporter 1 isoform X12, giving the protein MAGHTQQPSGRGNPGPAPSPSPGRGPGPGTSERVALKKEIGLVSACTIIIGNIIGSGIFISPKGVLEHSGSVGLALFVWVLGGGITALGSLCYAELGVAIPKSGGDYAYVTEIFGGLAGFLLLWSAVLIMYPTSLAVISMTFSNYVLQPVFPNCIPPAAASRALSMACLMLLTWVNSSSVRWATRIQDVFTGGKLLALSLIIGVGFVQIFQGHFEELRPSNAFDFWMTPSVGHLALAFLQGSFAFSGWNFLNYVTEELVDPRKNLPRAIFISIPLVTFVYTFTNVAYFTAMAPQELLASNAVAVTVLLWSPRGAPAQPASHDPRQTLHPYSRPPRLLRGHGSHHARGRHVHAHQLRVLHQLPLLWCHHPGPARATLEAAGAPQAHQGEPPHPRGVLGLLGIPAGLQLHLGAHGVWGRRYHHPHGGARLLPGSILEKQTKVCAQTHRAPQRRRKMAPASPPHCLPRTSP; this is encoded by the exons ATGGCCGGCCACACACAGCAGCCGAGCGGGCGCGGGAACCCGGGCCCTGCGCCCTCGCCCTCCCCCGGCCGGGGTCCCGGCCCGGGCACCTCGGAGCGGGTGGCGCTCAAGAAGGAGATCGGGCTGGTGAGCGCCTGTACCATCATCATCG GAAACATCATTGGCTCGGGCATCTTCATCTCCCCCAAAGGGGTCCTAGAGCACTCTGGCTCTGTGGGTCTGGCCCTCTTCGTCTGGGTCCTGGGTGGAGGCATCACTGCCCTGGGCTCACTCTGCTATGCAGAGCTGGGAGTGGCCATCCCCAAGTCTGGCGGGGACTACGCCTATGTCACTGAGATCTTTGGGGGCCTGGCTGG CTTCCTGCTGCTCTGGAGCGCCGTGCTCATCATGTACCCCACGAGCCTGGCTGTCATCTCCATGACTTTCTCCAACTACGTGCTGCAGCCGGTGTTCCCCAACTGCATCCCGCCGGCCGCCGCCTCCCGCGCACTCTCCATGGCTTGCCTGA tgctcTTGACGTGGGTGAACAGCTCGAGTGTGCGCTGGGCCACGCGCATCCAGGACGTGTTCACCGGCGGGAAGCTGCTGGCCCTCTCACTCATCATTGGCGTGGGCTTTGTCCAGATCTTCCAAG GACACTTCGAGGAGCTGAGGCCCAGCAACGCCTTTGACTTCTGGATGACGCCATCCGTGGGCCACCTGGCCCTGGCCTTCCTCCAGGGCTCCTTCGCCTTCAGCGGCTGGAACTTCCTCAACTATgtcacagaggagctggtggaccCTCGAAA GAACCTACCTCGTGCCATCTTCATCTCCATCCCCCTGGTGACCTTTGTGTACACCTTCACCAATGTCGCCTACTTCACTGCCATGGCCCCCCAGGAGCTGCTGGCCTCCAATGCCGTGGCCGTG ACTGTGCTTCTCTGGAGCCCGAGAGGGGCACCTGCCCAGCCTGCTAGCCATGATCCACGTCAGACGCTGCACCCCTATTCCCGCCCTCCTCGTCTGT TGCGGGGCCACGGCAGTCATCATGCTCGTGGGAGACACGTACACGCTCATCAACTACGTGTCCTTCATCAACTACCTCTGCTATGGTGTCACCATCCTGGGCCTGCTCGTGCTACGCTGGAGGCGGCCGGCGCTCCACAGGCCCATCAAG GTGAACCTCCTCATCCCCGTGGCGTACTTGGTCTTCTGGGCATTCCTGCTGGTCTTCAGCTTCATCTCGGAGCCCATGGTGTGTGGGGTAGGCGTTATCATCATCCTCACGGGGGTGCCCGTCTTCTTCCTGGGAGCATTCTGGAGAAGCAAACCAAAGTGTGTGCACAGACTCACAG GGCtccccagaggaggaggaaaatggcccCTGCCAGCCCTCCCCACTGCCTGCCACGGACAAGCCCTTGA
- the SLC7A10 gene encoding asc-type amino acid transporter 1 isoform X3, with product MAGHTQQPSGRGNPGPAPSPSPGRGPGPGTSERVALKKEIGLVSACTIIIGNIIGSGIFISPKGVLEHSGSVGLALFVWVLGGGITALGSLCYAELGVAIPKSGGDYAYVTEIFGGLAGFLLLWSAVLIMYPTSLAVISMTFSNYVLQPVFPNCIPPAAASRALSMACLMLLTWVNSSSVRWATRIQDVFTGGKLLALSLIIGVGFVQIFQGRAGRGAGRRAREMMLTLGLRTPPGHFEELRPSNAFDFWMTPSVGHLALAFLQGSFAFSGWNFLNYVTEELVDPRKNLPRAIFISIPLVTFVYTFTNVAYFTAMAPQELLASNAVAVTFGEKLLGYFSWVMPVSVALSTFGGINGYLFTSSRLCFSGAREGHLPSLLAMIHVRRCTPIPALLVCVSWGTRLAGREARATQQPGWWQGVRPGPVGGEGRAHRRPGPSWPAQGPSWADGRQVGASPQPGPLPVRGHGSHHARGRHVHAHQLRVLHQLPLLWCHHPGPARATLEAAGAPQAHQGEPPHPRGVLGLLGIPAGLQLHLGAHGVWGRRYHHPHGGARLLPGSILEKQTKVCAQTHRAPQRRRKMAPASPPHCLPRTSP from the exons ATGGCCGGCCACACACAGCAGCCGAGCGGGCGCGGGAACCCGGGCCCTGCGCCCTCGCCCTCCCCCGGCCGGGGTCCCGGCCCGGGCACCTCGGAGCGGGTGGCGCTCAAGAAGGAGATCGGGCTGGTGAGCGCCTGTACCATCATCATCG GAAACATCATTGGCTCGGGCATCTTCATCTCCCCCAAAGGGGTCCTAGAGCACTCTGGCTCTGTGGGTCTGGCCCTCTTCGTCTGGGTCCTGGGTGGAGGCATCACTGCCCTGGGCTCACTCTGCTATGCAGAGCTGGGAGTGGCCATCCCCAAGTCTGGCGGGGACTACGCCTATGTCACTGAGATCTTTGGGGGCCTGGCTGG CTTCCTGCTGCTCTGGAGCGCCGTGCTCATCATGTACCCCACGAGCCTGGCTGTCATCTCCATGACTTTCTCCAACTACGTGCTGCAGCCGGTGTTCCCCAACTGCATCCCGCCGGCCGCCGCCTCCCGCGCACTCTCCATGGCTTGCCTGA tgctcTTGACGTGGGTGAACAGCTCGAGTGTGCGCTGGGCCACGCGCATCCAGGACGTGTTCACCGGCGGGAAGCTGCTGGCCCTCTCACTCATCATTGGCGTGGGCTTTGTCCAGATCTTCCAAGGTAGGGCCGGGCGTGGGGCTGGGCGCAGGGCCAGGGAGATGATGCTGACCCTTGGCCTCCGGACCCCCCCAGGACACTTCGAGGAGCTGAGGCCCAGCAACGCCTTTGACTTCTGGATGACGCCATCCGTGGGCCACCTGGCCCTGGCCTTCCTCCAGGGCTCCTTCGCCTTCAGCGGCTGGAACTTCCTCAACTATgtcacagaggagctggtggaccCTCGAAA GAACCTACCTCGTGCCATCTTCATCTCCATCCCCCTGGTGACCTTTGTGTACACCTTCACCAATGTCGCCTACTTCACTGCCATGGCCCCCCAGGAGCTGCTGGCCTCCAATGCCGTGGCCGTG ACCTTCGGGGAGAAGCTGCTGGGCTACTTTTCTTGGGTCATGCCCGTCTCCGTGGCACTTTCCACTTTTGGAGGGATCAATGGCTACCTGTTCACCTCCTCCAG ACTGTGCTTCTCTGGAGCCCGAGAGGGGCACCTGCCCAGCCTGCTAGCCATGATCCACGTCAGACGCTGCACCCCTATTCCCGCCCTCCTCGTCTGTGTAAGCTGGGGGACCAGACTGGCAGGGAGGGAAGCCAGGGCCACGCAGCAGCCTGGGTGGTGGCAGGGGGTGAGGCCTGGCCCTGTGGGAGGGGAGGGCCGGGCTCACCGACGTCCTGGACCGAGCTGGCCAGCCCAGGGCCCCTCCTGGGCTGAcgggaggcaggtgggagccaGCCCTCAGCCCGGTCCTCTCCCAGTGCGGGGCCACGGCAGTCATCATGCTCGTGGGAGACACGTACACGCTCATCAACTACGTGTCCTTCATCAACTACCTCTGCTATGGTGTCACCATCCTGGGCCTGCTCGTGCTACGCTGGAGGCGGCCGGCGCTCCACAGGCCCATCAAG GTGAACCTCCTCATCCCCGTGGCGTACTTGGTCTTCTGGGCATTCCTGCTGGTCTTCAGCTTCATCTCGGAGCCCATGGTGTGTGGGGTAGGCGTTATCATCATCCTCACGGGGGTGCCCGTCTTCTTCCTGGGAGCATTCTGGAGAAGCAAACCAAAGTGTGTGCACAGACTCACAG GGCtccccagaggaggaggaaaatggcccCTGCCAGCCCTCCCCACTGCCTGCCACGGACAAGCCCTTGA